Below is a genomic region from Neorhizobium galegae.
GATGGCTTCCGAGCGTGCGGATGACGGCGAATACATCTTTCAGAAACGACAAGGAATAAGCTGATGGCAGCAAAGAAGGCCGGACCTGCAAGTTTGAAGCTGCCCGCGGTGCTGGACCTCAACGAGGCCTCGAACCTGCATGGCAAGCTGGTCTCCATGCGCGGCAGCGATCTCAGGATCGATGCGTCGGGCGTCGAGCGCGTTGGTGTCCAGTGCGCCCAGGTTCTGCTCGCCGGCGTCAAGGCTTGGGAAGAAGACAAGAAGTCCCTCCTCGTGGAGAAGGCTTCGGATGCATTTCAGAAGACGATGCAACTCATCGGCATCAATAACCAGAATTTGGTTGCTAAGGAGATCTAGCAATGAAGAAAAAAGTACTGACCGTGGATGACTCACGGACGATCCGGAACATGCTTCTGGTGACCCTGAATAACGCAGGTTTTGAAACAATTCAGGCGGAAGACGGCGTTGAAGGCCTCGAAGTCCTCGAGGGCTGCAATCCGGACGTCATCGTCACGGATATCAACATGCCGCGCCTCGACGGCTTCGGTTTCATCGAAGGCGTTCGCCGCAACGAAAAATTTCGCGCCGTCCCGATCCTCGTCCTGACGACGGAAAGCGATGCCGAGAAGAAGAACCGGGCCCGGCAGGCCGGCGCGACGGGCTGGATCGTCAAGCCTTTCGATCCTGCCAAACTGATTGATGCGATCGAGCGTGTAACCGCCTGAGCCAGGAATTCCCCCGATGGATATGAACGAAATCAAAGAGATCTTCTTTCAGGAATGCGAAGAGCAGCTCGCTGAACTGGAGTCGGGTCTTCTCAAGCTGAACGACGGGGATCGCGACCCCGAAACGGTGAACGCCGTTTTCCGTGCCGTTCATTCCATCAAGGGGGGCGCCGGTGCCTTCGGTCTGGACGACCTGGTCTCCTTCGCCCACGTCTTCGAGACGACGCTCGATTGCGTGCGCTCCAACAAGCTGGAGCCGACGCAGGACGTCCTGAAGGTCATGCTGAAATCGGCCGACGTGCTCGCCGACCTCGTCACCGCGTCGCGTGACGGCGGCGGCGTCGATGCGTCGAGAAGCCGCGGCCTCGTCAAGGAACTCGAGGCGCTTGCCCATGGCGAGTTGCCGTCTTCCTCCGGCCACGACGCCCCGAAACCGGCCGCAAAGGCTGCTCCCGCCGCGGCTCCTGCGGCGAAAGCGGAGCTTCTCAAGCCGAGCGACGACAGCGGTTTCCAGCCGATCCCCTTCTCGTTCGACGGTTTTGGCGAGGACGATGAGCCGGCAGTCGAAGGTTCGCTCTACGAGGTGACCTTCAAGCCGCGCCGCGAACTCTATTCCAAGGGCAACGAGGCGGCGCTCCTGCTGCGCGACCTGTCCCGTCTGGGAGAGATGAGCATCAATTGCGATACGGATGCTCTGCCGACCCTCGACAAGATGGATCCGGAAGCATCCTACTTCAGCTGGAAGATCTCGATCCGGACCACCCGGAGCGAAGACGACATCCGCGCCGTCTTCGAATTCGCTGAATGGGATTGCGACCTCGAAGTGAAGTTTGCCGAAGAGGCTTCTTCCAACGAGGAACTGCCGATGGTCCCGGTTCCGTTCGATCTCTCGATCCTCGATGACTCTTCGGCCGGCGAAGACGAAAGGACCAGCGAACGGGGCGCTTCGGAAGAAACCGTCGCCGCGGCCCTATCCGCTGCCGAGACCGCGAGCAACGTCTCCAGGGCCGCCCGTGTCGCCGAGAAGAAGGAGTCGGCCGCCGCCAGTGCCGCCGCCCAGAACAATGCCGCAGCCGCAGCTGCTGGCGCGGGCCAGACGATCCGCGTTGATCTCGACCGCGTCGACCGTCTCATCAACCTCGTGGGCGAGCTTGTCATCAACCAGGCGATGCTATCCCAGAGCGTCGTCGAGAACGACGCGACCGGTACATCGGCCGTCAACATGGGTCTCGAAGAGCTGCAGCAGCTCACCCGCGAGATCCAGGACTCGGTCATGGCGATCCGCGCGCAGCCGGTGAAGCCGGTCTTCCAGCGCATGT
It encodes:
- a CDS encoding STAS domain-containing protein, encoding MAAKKAGPASLKLPAVLDLNEASNLHGKLVSMRGSDLRIDASGVERVGVQCAQVLLAGVKAWEEDKKSLLVEKASDAFQKTMQLIGINNQNLVAKEI
- the cheY1 gene encoding chemotaxis response regulator CheY1, with protein sequence MKKKVLTVDDSRTIRNMLLVTLNNAGFETIQAEDGVEGLEVLEGCNPDVIVTDINMPRLDGFGFIEGVRRNEKFRAVPILVLTTESDAEKKNRARQAGATGWIVKPFDPAKLIDAIERVTA
- a CDS encoding chemotaxis protein CheA; this encodes MDMNEIKEIFFQECEEQLAELESGLLKLNDGDRDPETVNAVFRAVHSIKGGAGAFGLDDLVSFAHVFETTLDCVRSNKLEPTQDVLKVMLKSADVLADLVTASRDGGGVDASRSRGLVKELEALAHGELPSSSGHDAPKPAAKAAPAAAPAAKAELLKPSDDSGFQPIPFSFDGFGEDDEPAVEGSLYEVTFKPRRELYSKGNEAALLLRDLSRLGEMSINCDTDALPTLDKMDPEASYFSWKISIRTTRSEDDIRAVFEFAEWDCDLEVKFAEEASSNEELPMVPVPFDLSILDDSSAGEDERTSERGASEETVAAALSAAETASNVSRAARVAEKKESAAASAAAQNNAAAAAAGAGQTIRVDLDRVDRLINLVGELVINQAMLSQSVVENDATGTSAVNMGLEELQQLTREIQDSVMAIRAQPVKPVFQRMSRIVREVADMVGKSIRLVTEGENTEVDKTVIDKIAEPLTHMIRNAVDHGIESPEKREAAGKDPEGTIKLTAKHRSGRILIELADDGAGINRERVRQKAIDNDIIAADANLSDDEIDNLIFMAGFSTADKISDISGRGVGMDVVKRSIQALGGRISISSRPGYGSTFTMSLPLTLAVLDGMVVTVAGQTLVVPLTAIVETLQPEASAIHSFGANQRLISIRNSFCPLVDVGRVLNYRATQANPVEGVALLVESEGGGQRALMVDAIQGQRQVVIKSLEANYTHVPGIAAATILGDGRVALILDVDAVVAASRGQSMKPEMSLAATG